In one window of bacterium DNA:
- a CDS encoding class I SAM-dependent methyltransferase, with product MKESQPGKKIKERIIETDQGIQGESDVKIFDQMQRNLRDKGYMETDDIIKFGIDKGEVLEIGPGPGYLGLEWLKKTEGTVLKGVEISGNMISMAMKNASDYKLENRVGYKNGRAEEIPFADDTFDAVFSNGSLHEWSEPGKAFAEIYRVLKPGGKFHISDLKRNMNPFVVWFMKINVKPAEIRPGLVSSINAAYIKSEIEEILAETGLKNAEVSENIFGLLIKGGKQP from the coding sequence ATGAAAGAATCGCAGCCCGGCAAAAAGATAAAAGAGAGAATCATCGAGACGGATCAGGGTATTCAGGGAGAATCCGATGTAAAAATCTTTGATCAAATGCAGAGAAATTTACGGGATAAGGGTTATATGGAAACGGACGATATCATCAAATTCGGAATCGATAAGGGTGAAGTTCTGGAAATCGGTCCCGGTCCCGGTTATCTCGGGCTTGAGTGGCTGAAAAAAACAGAGGGAACGGTTTTGAAAGGTGTGGAAATCAGCGGGAATATGATCAGTATGGCCATGAAAAATGCCAGCGATTACAAGCTTGAAAACAGAGTCGGGTATAAAAATGGCAGAGCCGAAGAAATACCTTTTGCGGACGACACTTTCGATGCAGTATTTTCGAATGGGTCTTTGCATGAATGGAGCGAACCGGGAAAAGCCTTCGCAGAAATTTACCGTGTGTTAAAGCCGGGAGGCAAGTTCCATATAAGCGATTTGAAAAGAAATATGAATCCCTTCGTGGTCTGGTTTATGAAAATCAATGTGAAGCCGGCAGAAATACGCCCCGGCCTGGTGTCTTCCATCAACGCAGCTTATATCAAAAGTGAAATTGAGGAAATTCTTGCCGAGACTGGCCTTAAAAATGCGGAAGTGTCTGAAAATATCTTCGGACTGCTGATTAAAGGGGGTAAACAACCATGA
- a CDS encoding peptidylprolyl isomerase codes for MNFQIIQRITLLVLVLNSGLIPRIYGDPKQPVKSPVQYRLRQIMMDAVVSPRRDAEVRKLAETVLAEASKGGNFTALAKRYSQEPGAGKTGGDLGFFTRSQMVKPFSDAVFAMKPGEIRGLVKTQYGYHIINLIAINGDKRHARHILFMLTPDRADSMAVLETLASIRTRLIGGERFETLFARYNTYDTLADTDGYMVWQKPGDMLPDFANAVMGLDTGAISRPFVSIIGFHIVLVDSINYNPGKLLKGFPPYIEERLKNKNVKKP; via the coding sequence GTGAACTTTCAGATAATCCAACGTATTACCCTTCTTGTGCTCGTTTTGAATTCCGGGTTGATTCCCCGCATATACGGCGATCCGAAACAGCCGGTAAAGTCCCCCGTGCAGTACCGTCTCCGTCAGATCATGATGGATGCTGTCGTTTCACCGCGCCGTGATGCCGAAGTACGGAAACTTGCCGAAACGGTGCTTGCGGAAGCCTCGAAAGGTGGAAATTTCACCGCGCTGGCGAAACGGTATTCGCAGGAACCCGGCGCCGGAAAAACAGGCGGCGACCTCGGATTTTTCACCCGCAGCCAGATGGTAAAACCTTTCTCGGACGCCGTGTTCGCCATGAAACCGGGTGAAATCAGGGGGCTGGTAAAAACACAGTACGGTTATCATATCATCAACCTTATCGCGATTAACGGGGACAAACGTCACGCCCGGCATATCCTTTTCATGCTGACTCCCGACAGAGCCGACAGCATGGCCGTGCTTGAAACCCTCGCATCGATCCGGACCAGGCTCATCGGGGGTGAGCGGTTCGAGACCCTGTTCGCCCGGTACAACACCTACGATACCCTCGCTGATACGGATGGGTACATGGTGTGGCAGAAACCCGGGGACATGCTGCCCGATTTCGCGAATGCGGTCATGGGTCTCGATACCGGTGCAATCAGCAGACCGTTTGTTTCGATTATCGGATTTCATATCGTGCTCGTTGACAGCATCAATTACAATCCGGGGAAGCTTCTCAAAGGATTTCCGCCGTATATCGAAGAGCGCCTGAAGAACAAAAACGTTAAGAAACCATAA
- a CDS encoding sodium:alanine symporter family protein produces MEFIHALLVKISDVLWGIPLMIALIGTGLYLTVNLGFVQFRYMAKALRMIFLPPHDETSPGDISHFQALMTALAATVGTGNIAGVGTAIAMGGPGGMFWMWVTGLVGMATKYSEAMLAIRYRTIEPNGTVAGGPMFYIEKGLKCKWLAIVFAACASVAAFGTGNMIQSNSVAEAIHGAFGIPNWITGITIAVLAGMVIIGGIKSIGKVTQVFVPIMIAFYMIAGLIAVFMNLHLFPMALKSIFVHALTGKAVFGGVVGAGVKEAMRYGLARGLLSNESGQGSSPIAAAAARTDHPVTQALVSMTQTFIDTMVVCSMTGFIIVMSQSIGTETGAKLTAISFDTLLGSVAIGNLVTAIGLAVFAYSTILGWSYYGEISMEYLFGLGVIKYYRFIFVIFVFIGAILQLETVWAFADVMNACMALPNLLALVLLGGELRKIHKDYFSGRFEYRVSTDT; encoded by the coding sequence ATGGAATTTATTCATGCACTGCTCGTTAAAATTTCAGATGTACTCTGGGGCATACCCCTCATGATCGCTCTTATCGGCACCGGGCTGTATCTGACTGTCAATCTGGGATTTGTCCAGTTCAGGTATATGGCAAAAGCGCTCAGGATGATTTTTCTTCCGCCTCATGACGAAACCAGTCCCGGGGATATATCGCATTTCCAGGCGTTGATGACAGCCCTTGCTGCCACGGTCGGAACGGGTAATATCGCCGGGGTGGGAACCGCGATCGCCATGGGCGGCCCGGGAGGCATGTTCTGGATGTGGGTGACCGGCCTCGTCGGCATGGCCACCAAGTATTCCGAGGCAATGCTCGCTATCCGGTACCGGACAATCGAGCCGAACGGCACGGTCGCCGGCGGCCCCATGTTTTATATTGAAAAAGGGCTCAAATGCAAGTGGCTGGCGATTGTGTTCGCTGCATGCGCAAGCGTTGCCGCTTTCGGCACCGGGAACATGATCCAGTCGAATTCGGTTGCCGAGGCCATTCATGGCGCGTTCGGTATTCCGAACTGGATTACCGGAATCACTATTGCGGTTCTGGCGGGTATGGTCATTATCGGCGGAATCAAATCCATCGGCAAGGTCACGCAGGTGTTCGTACCGATTATGATAGCCTTCTACATGATCGCCGGATTGATAGCGGTCTTCATGAACCTGCACCTGTTCCCAATGGCCCTGAAATCGATTTTTGTCCATGCGCTCACCGGAAAAGCGGTTTTCGGCGGCGTTGTCGGTGCGGGTGTCAAAGAGGCGATGCGGTACGGTCTCGCCCGCGGCCTCCTGTCGAATGAAAGCGGCCAGGGCTCATCCCCGATTGCCGCGGCGGCGGCGCGAACCGATCATCCGGTCACCCAGGCTCTCGTATCAATGACCCAGACATTCATCGACACCATGGTGGTCTGTTCCATGACCGGCTTTATCATCGTCATGTCGCAGTCGATAGGGACCGAAACGGGGGCAAAGCTTACCGCTATATCGTTCGATACGCTCCTCGGCTCCGTGGCAATCGGTAATCTTGTCACCGCTATCGGACTCGCGGTATTCGCGTATTCGACGATCCTCGGGTGGAGCTATTACGGCGAGATATCCATGGAATACCTGTTCGGGCTGGGAGTGATCAAGTATTATCGCTTCATTTTTGTGATTTTTGTTTTTATCGGCGCAATTCTTCAGCTTGAAACAGTCTGGGCTTTTGCCGATGTCATGAATGCGTGCATGGCTCTGCCGAACCTGCTGGCGCTCGTACTGCTCGGCGGCGAGCTCCGTAAAATTCATAAAGACTATTTCTCGGGGCGGTTCGAATACAGGGTTTCGACTGATACATAA
- a CDS encoding UvrB/UvrC motif-containing protein, protein MKYDIGHILKNWPYNPDDDLVVRIIDTPEGPKLQMRIDMGIIQMELDGHPAGENPEGFESWLEYYERQRDIYEAGKVDDFFSLTSDDCKILRHEGVQYYYRYLSLMKLEDYPRVVRDTDRNRRLFAFVKKYAPGEIDRWSLDQFRPYIIMMNTRAKASIRLRENPATGIEEAVELFDTGIGEIMEFYNEYGLAEEIESSVELSILKALKNEFLRKSPPSLEDELKKAVTEERFEDAARIRDKIRNRPKRK, encoded by the coding sequence ATGAAATACGATATAGGACATATTCTCAAAAACTGGCCGTACAACCCCGATGACGACCTGGTCGTCCGCATTATAGATACACCCGAAGGGCCAAAACTCCAGATGCGTATCGACATGGGTATCATCCAGATGGAGCTGGACGGTCATCCTGCCGGTGAAAATCCCGAAGGCTTCGAATCCTGGCTCGAATACTACGAACGCCAGAGGGATATATATGAAGCCGGGAAGGTGGACGATTTTTTCTCGCTCACCAGCGATGATTGCAAAATACTCCGTCACGAAGGAGTGCAGTATTATTACCGCTATCTGAGTCTTATGAAGCTCGAGGATTACCCCCGTGTCGTCCGAGACACCGATCGTAATAGACGGCTCTTCGCATTTGTCAAGAAATATGCGCCGGGCGAGATCGACCGATGGTCGCTCGACCAGTTCCGTCCCTATATCATCATGATGAACACCCGCGCAAAAGCATCTATCCGTCTCCGCGAAAATCCTGCCACCGGCATCGAGGAGGCTGTCGAGCTGTTCGATACCGGTATCGGGGAGATTATGGAGTTCTACAATGAATACGGCCTCGCTGAGGAAATAGAATCGTCGGTTGAGCTCTCCATCCTGAAAGCGCTGAAAAACGAATTTCTCAGAAAAAGCCCCCCGAGTCTCGAAGATGAGCTCAAAAAGGCTGTCACCGAGGAACGGTTCGAGGATGCCGCCCGTATCCGCGATAAAATCCGTAACCGTCCGAAAAGAAAATAG
- a CDS encoding LamG domain-containing protein, translated as MNRFLVITAVPAFLLVFSCSFFKPGANTTKEPGQIVWNIDNLTSIGGNTPTVLGSPRCIDTPRGKALLFDGVRDALVMDSHPLEGATAFTIEIVFRPDRDGAPEQRFLHLQEDGGDNRLLIETRLIENSRWSLDTYMKSGETDQTLLEMGNTHPLGEWYNAAFVFDGREMRHYINGVMELSAGIASFTPPKAGKTSIGVRINRVYWFKGAVRTVRFTRRALSPKEFLKP; from the coding sequence ATGAACAGGTTCCTGGTTATTACAGCCGTACCGGCATTTCTCCTTGTTTTTTCGTGCTCCTTTTTCAAACCGGGCGCAAACACCACGAAAGAACCCGGGCAGATTGTCTGGAATATCGATAACCTGACTTCCATCGGCGGCAATACGCCGACCGTTCTCGGTTCTCCCCGCTGTATCGATACTCCGCGCGGAAAAGCGCTCCTGTTCGACGGTGTCAGGGATGCCCTCGTTATGGACAGCCACCCGCTCGAAGGGGCAACGGCGTTCACCATTGAGATTGTCTTCCGCCCCGACCGGGACGGCGCTCCCGAACAGCGTTTTCTTCATCTTCAGGAAGACGGCGGCGACAACCGTCTGCTCATCGAGACACGGCTCATCGAGAACAGCAGGTGGAGTCTCGATACCTACATGAAATCCGGCGAGACCGACCAGACCCTGCTCGAAATGGGGAACACCCATCCGCTCGGCGAATGGTACAACGCGGCGTTCGTGTTCGACGGCCGTGAAATGCGGCACTATATAAACGGTGTCATGGAACTTTCCGCCGGTATCGCCTCGTTCACACCGCCGAAAGCGGGAAAAACGTCGATCGGTGTCCGTATCAACAGGGTGTACTGGTTCAAAGGGGCAGTCAGGACAGTGCGTTTCACCCGGCGGGCGCTTTCTCCAAAAGAGTTTTTGAAGCCGTGA